A single window of Cytobacillus dafuensis DNA harbors:
- a CDS encoding DUF418 domain-containing protein has product MKGNNDRIRLLDILRGFAVLGTLGTNIWIFAHLGDLSYIFTYDHYAWWESFQDFVRIFVLFLVNGKLLGLLTIMFGVGLELKYQQALRKGNAWPGVYLWTSFILMMEGFIHFTLVMEYDILMSYGVTAIIVSFIVKGGDRVIARAMKIIGGLHGGFMLLLLVLGIVLGFSGANLSLGDMKDVALLYQNGSWIEQVQYRLFNFVLLRTEVIFVIPMNIFLFLLGVRLMRSGVFSPDENGKKQREKLFKLGLFVGIPLNLLIFVPGGIFDFPVRYLFAPILSLGYLAFIAKIVERTQKFWLWSKLENVGKMSLSCYVFQNFISTIIFYGWGFGLGGKVDSVMIVLIWLSISAFQIVFANFWLKHYQFGPMETARRYTSRLVGNK; this is encoded by the coding sequence ATGAAAGGAAACAACGATCGAATTCGCTTGCTTGATATTTTAAGAGGATTTGCCGTCTTAGGGACACTTGGTACAAATATTTGGATATTTGCTCACTTAGGAGATCTGTCATATATCTTCACTTATGATCATTATGCGTGGTGGGAGTCGTTTCAAGATTTCGTCAGGATTTTTGTATTATTCTTAGTGAATGGAAAGCTGCTTGGTTTATTAACAATCATGTTTGGAGTGGGGCTCGAATTAAAATATCAGCAGGCTCTAAGAAAAGGGAATGCTTGGCCAGGGGTTTATTTATGGACTTCCTTTATCTTAATGATGGAAGGCTTTATTCATTTCACCCTAGTCATGGAATACGATATATTAATGAGCTACGGGGTAACGGCGATCATTGTTTCCTTTATTGTAAAAGGCGGAGATCGCGTTATTGCAAGAGCGATGAAGATTATTGGCGGACTTCACGGCGGATTTATGCTCTTGCTTTTAGTGCTAGGAATTGTTCTTGGCTTCTCAGGTGCGAATCTATCATTAGGCGATATGAAAGATGTTGCATTACTTTATCAAAATGGAAGCTGGATTGAGCAGGTACAATATCGTTTATTCAATTTTGTACTATTGCGGACAGAAGTCATTTTTGTAATCCCTATGAATATATTTCTCTTTTTGCTTGGTGTTCGACTCATGAGATCGGGAGTTTTTTCTCCAGATGAAAACGGTAAGAAACAGCGGGAAAAATTGTTTAAATTAGGTTTATTTGTAGGTATTCCATTAAACTTGCTAATTTTTGTGCCAGGGGGCATTTTTGATTTTCCTGTCCGCTACCTATTTGCACCAATATTATCTTTAGGTTATTTAGCATTTATTGCTAAAATAGTAGAGAGAACTCAAAAGTTTTGGCTTTGGAGCAAGCTTGAGAATGTTGGAAAGATGTCACTCAGCTGTTATGTGTTTCAAAATTTTATCTCAACCATCATTTTTTATGGCTGGGGTTTCGGACTTGGCGGCAAAGTAGATTCTGTGATGATTGTTCTTATTTGGTTATCCATTAGTGCATTCCAGATCGTTTTTGCGAATTTTTGGCTGAAGCATTATCAGTTCGGTCCAATGGAAACAGCAAGGAGATATACTTCGAGATTAGTAGGGAATAAATAA
- the abc-f gene encoding ribosomal protection-like ABC-F family protein, whose product MIACSVNHIGKMYGGNLIFENISFEIHEKDRVGLVGRNGGGKTTLFRLLAGAEEPDAGQVHWKKGTEIGYLAQIPNYSNEITTKLVLQTAFSSLLEMDKKMKQLEEEMGSEQDSDQLQILIEQYGDFQDQFAIKGGYEIEANIERIVNGLQISDLLEKPFGKLSGGEKTKVGLALILLKNPDFLLLDEPTNHLDLMAVEWLGGFLKDYNGTVVVVSHDRYFLDEVVNKIYDLEDGEIQCYQTNFTGFVKEKEERLLREFQAYEEQQKKIKKMKEAIKRLREWANRANPPNEGLHKRARNMERALERMEELSRPNLNRKKMGLEMESTDRSGKDVALLKGVSMAFGDQHLFHSVNMHVTYQQRVAIVGENGSGKSTLLKILLQQIRANEGEVRLGSNVKIGYLSQHIFSDAKEETVIEAFRNEVKVTEGEARHILARFLFYGYMVFRKVSQLSGGERMRLRLAQLMHQDMNLLILDEPTNHLDIESREVLEEVLEDYNGTIIAVSHDRYFLNRLFEKIYWIDSKQVHSFDGNYDWAKGRMQQIQQRKLPPQSVEKVKAKVLIKEGKDRPKLDLVQLETRIAEVESNLFSIENRLNEQQDLQELQKLYHEKEKLEAEREELYHQLEVLTE is encoded by the coding sequence ATGATCGCATGCAGCGTTAATCATATTGGAAAAATGTACGGTGGAAACTTAATTTTTGAAAATATCTCATTTGAAATTCATGAGAAGGATCGTGTTGGTTTGGTCGGTCGAAATGGCGGCGGGAAAACGACTTTGTTTCGATTATTGGCGGGAGCTGAAGAGCCGGACGCTGGGCAGGTTCATTGGAAGAAGGGAACGGAAATCGGGTATCTTGCCCAAATTCCAAACTATTCAAATGAAATCACGACAAAATTGGTATTACAAACAGCGTTCTCAAGCCTTTTAGAAATGGATAAAAAAATGAAGCAATTAGAAGAAGAAATGGGAAGTGAGCAGGATTCCGATCAGCTTCAAATATTGATTGAACAGTATGGGGATTTTCAAGATCAATTTGCTATAAAAGGTGGGTATGAAATAGAGGCTAATATCGAAAGGATTGTGAATGGGCTGCAAATTAGTGATTTACTTGAAAAGCCATTTGGCAAGTTGAGCGGCGGAGAAAAGACAAAGGTAGGTTTAGCTCTTATTTTATTGAAGAACCCTGACTTTTTATTATTAGACGAGCCGACCAATCATTTGGATTTAATGGCCGTTGAATGGCTTGGGGGATTTCTGAAAGATTATAATGGTACGGTTGTTGTTGTTTCTCATGATCGCTACTTTTTAGACGAGGTCGTTAATAAAATATACGATTTAGAGGACGGAGAAATTCAATGCTATCAAACGAACTTTACAGGATTTGTGAAGGAAAAAGAAGAAAGATTGCTTCGTGAGTTTCAGGCTTATGAAGAACAGCAAAAGAAAATTAAAAAAATGAAAGAAGCGATCAAGCGCCTCAGAGAATGGGCGAATCGCGCAAATCCACCGAATGAAGGACTGCACAAACGAGCACGGAACATGGAAAGAGCGTTGGAAAGAATGGAAGAACTAAGCCGACCCAATTTGAATCGCAAGAAAATGGGACTAGAAATGGAATCAACTGATCGCAGCGGTAAGGATGTTGCCCTCTTAAAGGGAGTCTCTATGGCTTTTGGTGATCAGCATTTATTCCATTCTGTTAACATGCATGTTACGTATCAGCAGCGTGTTGCGATCGTCGGGGAGAATGGTTCAGGCAAGTCGACACTGTTAAAAATCCTTCTTCAGCAAATCAGAGCCAATGAGGGAGAAGTAAGGCTAGGGAGCAATGTGAAAATCGGCTACCTTTCCCAGCATATTTTTTCAGATGCTAAAGAAGAAACAGTTATTGAAGCTTTTCGGAATGAAGTGAAGGTAACGGAAGGAGAAGCTAGACATATTTTGGCAAGGTTTTTATTTTACGGCTATATGGTTTTCCGAAAGGTTTCGCAGCTTAGCGGGGGAGAGCGAATGCGGCTTCGCCTGGCTCAGCTCATGCATCAGGATATGAACCTATTAATTTTAGATGAACCAACGAATCATTTGGATATTGAATCAAGGGAAGTGCTGGAGGAAGTACTTGAGGATTATAATGGCACCATTATTGCTGTTTCCCATGATCGCTATTTCCTAAATCGACTATTCGAAAAAATCTATTGGATTGACTCGAAGCAAGTTCACTCCTTTGATGGAAATTACGATTGGGCAAAAGGAAGGATGCAGCAGATTCAGCAGAGAAAATTACCACCACAATCTGTTGAAAAAGTGAAGGCCAAAGTCCTGATAAAAGAGGGTAAAGATAGACCAAAGCTTGATTTGGTACAGTTAGAAACCAGGATAGCAGAGGTTGAATCGAATTTATTCTCCATTGAGAATCGGCTTAACGAGCAACAAGATTTGCAAGAATTGCAGAAGCTATACCACGAAAAAGAAAAATTGGAAGCGGAGCGTGAGGAGCTTTATCACCAGCTAGAGGTATTGACTGAATAA
- a CDS encoding RAxF-45 family protein: protein MSQAVLMRGFWMEFIYIYRAIFAGFAVNGISMPFFSNFIAKIKQ from the coding sequence ATGAGTCAAGCTGTTTTAATGCGCGGATTTTGGATGGAATTCATTTACATTTACCGTGCGATTTTTGCTGGATTCGCTGTTAACGGGATAAGTATGCCCTTTTTTAGCAATTTCATAGCAAAAATCAAGCAGTGA
- a CDS encoding antibiotic biosynthesis monooxygenase family protein — protein MKTYYVAIFTSQRTEHNSERYESMSDNLVELVKTQPGFIRIESVRNSEGYGVTISYWESLEAIQKWKANTTHQVAQQKGKEMWYSQYNMQICKVVREYSFKGIDLS, from the coding sequence ATGAAGACCTATTATGTAGCTATATTTACTTCTCAAAGAACAGAGCACAATTCAGAAAGATATGAAAGTATGTCAGACAACTTGGTAGAACTAGTAAAAACACAACCTGGATTTATTAGGATTGAGAGCGTAAGAAATAGCGAAGGTTATGGTGTTACAATTTCTTATTGGGAATCTTTAGAAGCAATTCAAAAATGGAAAGCTAATACGACGCATCAAGTAGCACAACAAAAAGGAAAAGAAATGTGGTACAGCCAATATAACATGCAGATTTGTAAGGTGGTAAGAGAGTATTCTTTTAAAGGAATTGACCTGAGTTAG
- a CDS encoding ArsR/SmtB family transcription factor, which produces MSINPHVAEIAFLLGEKSRATILISLMDGRFHTASELAYMAAITPQTASFHLSKLIEASLVNVDKQGRHRYYQLANEEVARILESFLAISPPPEVRSLKQSSQVKLLREARTCYDHLAGKLGVGLTESMLNTGYLEKEERNFVVTPKGEQFFTDFGIDLDQLKRKRRSFSHACLDWSERHHHLAGALGNELMKRFFDLSWIVQVPSIRAVKVTDKGKVGFKQHFNINI; this is translated from the coding sequence ATGAGTATAAATCCACATGTGGCGGAAATCGCCTTTCTCCTTGGAGAAAAGTCACGGGCAACAATTCTAATAAGTTTAATGGATGGCCGGTTTCATACAGCCAGTGAATTAGCTTATATGGCTGCAATAACACCTCAAACAGCCAGTTTTCATCTTTCTAAATTAATAGAAGCTAGCCTTGTTAACGTTGATAAACAAGGACGCCATCGCTATTATCAGCTAGCTAATGAAGAAGTTGCACGCATTTTAGAATCTTTTCTTGCGATTTCTCCACCTCCTGAAGTGCGTTCGTTAAAACAATCTAGTCAAGTAAAATTGCTTCGAGAAGCTAGAACTTGCTATGACCACTTAGCAGGAAAATTAGGAGTCGGCTTAACCGAATCAATGTTGAATACTGGTTATTTGGAAAAAGAAGAAAGAAACTTTGTAGTAACACCTAAAGGAGAACAGTTCTTTACTGATTTCGGCATTGATTTAGATCAATTAAAAAGAAAGCGACGATCATTTTCTCATGCATGTTTAGACTGGAGTGAGCGTCATCATCATCTTGCCGGTGCTTTAGGAAATGAGCTGATGAAACGCTTTTTTGATTTAAGTTGGATAGTTCAAGTTCCATCTATTCGAGCTGTAAAAGTCACAGATAAAGGAAAAGTAGGTTTTAAACAACATTTCAACATAAATATATAA